In Prunus dulcis chromosome 1, ALMONDv2, whole genome shotgun sequence, the following are encoded in one genomic region:
- the LOC117632669 gene encoding LAG1 longevity assurance homolog 3-like, with protein sequence MGLTEYLRSIDWEQEAYPAYEDFTILLLFILYFPTVRFFLDKFVFERLGRRLIFGKGHQKLDLQSEEQRKKIRKFKESAWKFTYFLSAELLVLSVTYDEPWFTNTKYFWVGPGDQVWPDQKMKLRLKGVYMYAAGFYTYSIFALIFWETRRTDFGVSMGHHVATVILILLSHIFRFARVGSIVLALHDASDVFLEVGKMSKYSGAERTASFSFILFVLSWIILRLIYYPFWILRSTSYEVILALDKNKHSIEGPIYYYVFNTLLYCLLVFHIFWWVLIYRMLVKQIQARGQLSDDVRSDSEGEDDHED encoded by the exons ATGGGTTTGACTGAATACTTGAGGTCAATCGATTGGGAGCAAGAAGCGTACCCAGCATATGAAGATTTCAcaattcttcttttgtttatcCTCTACTTCCCAACTGTCCGATTTTTTCTGGATAAATTCGTCTTTGAG AGATTGGGGAGACGGTTAATTTTTGGAAAGGGGCATCAGAAGCTGGATTTACAATCTGAAGAACAAAGGAAGAAGATTAGAAAATTCAAGGAGTCAGCATGGAAGTTCACATATTTTCTTTCAGCAGAGCTTCTAGTCCTTTCTGTAACTTATGATGAGCCTTGGTTTACTAATACAAAATACTTTTGGGTAGGGCCAGGAGACCAGGTCTGGCCTGACCAGAAAATGAA GTTGAGATTGAAGGGAGTGTATATGTATGCTGCTGGATTTTACACATACTCCATATTTGCTTTGATTTTCTGGGAAACAAGGCGTACAGATTTTGGGGTGTCCATGGGCCATCATGTAGCAACAGTCATTCTCATTCTGCTGTCTCACATTTTCAG GTTTGCCCGCGTAGGTTCAATTGTTTTAGCTCTTCATGATGCTAGTGATGTGTTTCTGGAGGTCGGGAAGATGTCCAAATACAGTGGTGCTGAAAGGACTGCTAGCTTTTCATTTATTCTTTTTGTATTGTCTTGGATCATACTGCGTCTCATTTATTATCCATTCTGGATCCTTCGGAGTACAAG CTACGAAGTTATCCTGGCATTGGACAAGAACAAGCATTCTATAGAAGGACCAATATATTACTATGTGTTCAATACTCTTCTGTACTGCTTACTTGTTTTTCACATTTTCTGGTGGGTGTTGATTTATCGGATGCTTGTTAAACAAATCCAAGCAAGAGGGCAGCTTAGTGATGATGTGCGATCAG ATTCTGAAGGTGAAGACGACCATGAAGATTGA
- the LOC117632684 gene encoding uncharacterized protein LOC117632684, with the protein MEDVLTEIPPPSRFFQEDLNNFTPPSPPLPSPFLLLSQNPNDSAESPLRPSLLIIALSSPSLHLFHNVSFKTLIGTLVLPEIPFSGNSINPSLKDKSCNIYSLDRHQNPKNPTLLVSFQCPIAAERCHALAKLLISQQIVPHRVLILDSIQSRNFRGKLSRDEAVAFKLETTSERKAPSLSLEYFPSASVVDGLGAALLAACEINNIKATLCVTWPQFGASVLSLIRSLIFTALDLDLSFSTGVDDYVILGQDKDHHQPFDSDLYT; encoded by the coding sequence ATGGAAGACGTACTGACAGAGATTCCGCCACCTTCGAGGTTCTTCCAGGAAGATCTCAACAACTTCACACCTCCATCACCACCCCTTCCCTCGCCTTTCCTCTTGCTCTCTCAAAACCCTAACGACTCTGCAGAGTCGCCTCTTCGCCCTTCTCTCCTCATCATCGCCCTTTCCTCCCCatctctccatctcttccaCAACGTCTCCTTCAAAACCCTAATCGGAACCCTAGTCCTCCCCGAGATCCCCTTCTCCGGAAACTCCATCAACCCCTCTCTCAAAGACAAGTCTTGCAACATCTACTCTCTCGATCGccaccaaaaccctaaaaaccCAACCCTCCTCGTCTCCTTCCAGTGCCCAATTGCCGCCGAGAGATGCCACGCCTTGGCCAAGTTGCTCATTTCTCAGCAGATTGTTCCTCATAGGGTTCTGATTCTGGACTCGATTCAGAGCCGGAACTTCAGAGGCAAACTTTCGAGGGATGAGGCGGTGGCGTTCAAGTTGGAGACGACCTCGGAAAGAAAGGCCCCATCTTTGAGCTTGGAGTACTTTCCGTCGGCCAGCGTCGTTGATGGGTTGGGCGCGGCTCTCTTGGCTGCGTGTGAAATCAACAACATCAAGGCAACGCTTTGTGTGACATGGCCTCAATTTGGTGCTTCAGTGCTGTCCCTGATCAGATCCCTCATCTTTACTGcgttggatttggatttgagcTTCAGCACTGGGGTTGATGATTATGTGATTTTAGGCCAAGATAAGGATCACCATCAACCTTTTGATTCTGATTTGTATACTTGA
- the LOC117615010 gene encoding peroxidase 11, translated as MAPSLCSRTFILQFMLLVFSILNTSLQASEPPLTLDYYASACPNLFDIVKKEMECAVLSDPRNAALIVRLHFHDCFVQGCDGSVLLDDTITLTGEKKASPNIHSLKGFRIIDKIKNNLESECPGIVSCADILTIAARDAVILVGGPYWDVPLGRKDSITASPELAEANLPTANEDLATIISKFLYQGLSVTDMVALSGAHTIGMARCKNVRARIYGGDFEATSGSNPLSQSYLSSLKSTCPPVGGVGDNNVTAMDYVTPDLFDNSFYHLLLKGEGLLSSDQEMYSSLFGIQTKQLVKQYAADPVAFFQQFSDSMVKLGNITNQDSFATGEVRKICRFVNT; from the exons ATGGCACCTTCCCTTTGTTCCAGAACCTTCATTCTTCAATTCATGCTTTTGGTTTTCTCCATTTTGAACACCAGTTTGCAAGCAAGTGAGCCTCCATTGACATTGGACTACTATGCATCTGCATGTCCTAATTTGTTCGATATTGTCAAGAAAGAAATGGAATGTGCAGTGCTCTCGGATCCTCGCAACGCCGCCTTGATTGTTCGGTTGCATTTCCATGACTGCTTTGTTCAG GGATGTGATGGGTCAGTTTTGCTCGATGATACAATCACACTAACAGGGGAGAAGAAAGCTTCCCCCAACATACACTCCTTAAAGGGTTTCAGAATTATTGACAAAATCAAGAACAATCTCGAATCAGAGTGCCCTGGAATTGTCTCTTGTGCCGATATTCTCACAATTGCAGCAAGAGATGCTGTGATTCTG GTTGGTGGACCTTATTGGGATGTTCCTCTGGGAAGAAAAGATTCTATAACTGCTAGTCCTGAGCTTGCAGAGGCTAACCTTCCTACTGCTAATGAGGACCTTGCAACTAtcatttccaaatttcttTACCAAGGCCTGTCAGTCACAGATATGGTAGCTCTATCAG GGGCTCACACAATCGGCATGGCACGGTGTAAGAATGTCCGGGCAAGGATTTATGGTGGTGATTTTGAAGCAACCTCAGGAAGCAATCCTCTGTCTCAATCATACCTCAGCAGTTTGAAATCCACATGCCCACCTGTTGGTGGAGTTGGGGACAATAACGTTACAGCCATGGACTATGTGACTCCTGACCTGTTTGACAATTCTTTCTATCATTTACTATTGAAAGGAGAGGGTTTGCTGAGCTCAGACCAGGAAATGTACTCTAGCCTGTTTGGCATTCAAACAAAGCAACTTGTCAAGCAGTATGCAGCAGACCCAGTTGCTTTCTTCCAGCAATTCTCAGATTCAATGGTGAAGCTGGGAAATATTACCAATCAGGACAGCTTTGCCACTGGAGAAGTTAGGAAAATTTGCAGATTTGTGAACACATGA